A genomic segment from Bacillus cereus G9842 encodes:
- a CDS encoding HAD family hydrolase, giving the protein MLFDLDDTLLDRDKAVAALFLIVLEKCYENVDGAAKSNMLQKFKEYDKREYGISNKTTVLESLFDEFTPKYRLPRNYIQDFWNNNFPRCFSIDQNTIHFLNQIKKHFKVGIITNGSTQRQKAKIFNTNLNRYFETIIISEEVGFSKPDKRIFELALNKLNLQPENTLFVGDDLEKDIAGPQNINIKGVWFNPQKIKNTTKIQPYAEINTLDSLLSYVTPQYFYNKYNIFITSKSNFIYIFKNIKKRNYH; this is encoded by the coding sequence ATGCTGTTTGATTTAGATGATACCTTACTTGATAGGGATAAGGCAGTAGCGGCATTATTTTTAATTGTTTTAGAAAAGTGTTATGAAAATGTAGATGGTGCGGCTAAAAGCAACATGTTACAGAAATTCAAAGAATACGATAAAAGAGAATATGGCATAAGTAATAAAACGACAGTTTTAGAATCATTGTTTGATGAATTCACGCCGAAGTATAGATTGCCACGCAATTATATCCAAGATTTTTGGAATAATAATTTCCCTAGATGTTTTTCAATAGACCAAAATACTATTCATTTCTTAAATCAAATAAAGAAGCACTTTAAAGTTGGAATTATAACAAATGGCTCAACTCAGAGGCAAAAAGCTAAAATATTTAACACGAATTTAAATAGGTATTTTGAAACAATCATTATTTCTGAAGAAGTGGGATTTAGTAAACCTGATAAACGTATATTCGAACTAGCGTTAAATAAGCTAAATTTACAGCCGGAAAATACTTTATTTGTTGGGGATGACTTAGAAAAGGATATTGCTGGTCCTCAAAATATAAATATAAAAGGTGTGTGGTTTAACCCTCAAAAAATCAAGAATACTACCAAAATACAACCATATGCCGAGATTAACACTTTGGATAGTTTGTTAAGTTATGTTACTCCACAATATTTTTATAACAAGTACAATATTTTTATAACAAGTAAAAGCAATTTCATATATATATTCAAAAATATAAAAAAGAGAAACTATCATTAA